A single window of Cytobacillus dafuensis DNA harbors:
- a CDS encoding MFS transporter codes for MNPDSKRNLVIMWFANFFVAGSMTMVLPFISLYIETFGDFSTTYVQHWSGWIFAITFVTAFLFSPIWGRIGDLYGRKKILIASGVGMGISIFLMGYCTSVWQLFILRLFMGIFTGFIPMSQAFISTQTPKEIAGKVMGTLQTGSITGSLMGPLLGGVLADIFGYANTFKWTSISIFISAMLVILTKEIILQSKKDKKANYTSKEVILHIVKNPVLLTVLLISALIQMAHFSIQPILSLYVSELHGPENLAFFAGIAFSVAGLGNLIMARKWGKIADRYGYIKVLVILLFLAGIFYLPGGFVTNYWQLVFIRFTLGVTIGGIIPVRIAYIRQEAPIAMQGEVLGYNTSLRFFGNIIGPMMGGLISGYFGFSSVFVTTSILLIISGVILLVAMNRYPKTKLARESV; via the coding sequence ATGAATCCTGATTCGAAGCGTAATCTAGTTATCATGTGGTTCGCTAATTTCTTTGTAGCTGGCAGCATGACAATGGTCTTGCCGTTTATTTCTTTGTATATTGAAACATTTGGCGATTTTTCAACAACCTATGTACAACATTGGTCAGGTTGGATTTTTGCCATAACCTTTGTCACAGCCTTTCTGTTTTCCCCCATATGGGGAAGAATCGGGGACTTATATGGAAGAAAAAAAATTCTCATCGCTTCAGGAGTTGGGATGGGAATTTCTATTTTTCTAATGGGTTATTGCACTTCTGTTTGGCAGCTTTTTATACTTAGGTTGTTTATGGGCATATTTACTGGCTTTATCCCTATGTCACAGGCTTTTATTTCAACACAGACGCCTAAAGAAATTGCAGGTAAGGTTATGGGGACTTTGCAAACAGGAAGTATCACTGGCTCATTAATGGGCCCCTTGCTTGGCGGTGTTTTAGCGGACATATTTGGTTATGCGAATACATTTAAATGGACTTCAATTTCTATATTCATTTCAGCAATGCTTGTCATTTTAACTAAAGAGATCATTTTACAAAGTAAGAAGGACAAAAAAGCTAATTACACGAGCAAAGAAGTTATTCTTCATATTGTGAAGAATCCCGTTTTATTAACTGTACTGCTTATTTCAGCATTAATTCAGATGGCACATTTCAGCATCCAACCGATATTATCCTTATATGTGAGTGAGCTGCATGGCCCTGAAAATCTAGCGTTCTTTGCAGGAATCGCCTTCTCAGTTGCAGGCCTTGGAAACTTAATAATGGCTAGAAAATGGGGAAAAATAGCCGATCGATATGGCTATATTAAAGTCCTTGTCATTCTGTTATTTCTTGCTGGAATATTCTACTTGCCTGGTGGATTTGTTACGAATTATTGGCAGCTTGTATTCATTCGGTTTACTCTGGGTGTAACAATTGGCGGAATCATCCCTGTCCGAATCGCCTATATTCGACAAGAAGCACCGATTGCCATGCAAGGAGAAGTCTTAGGCTATAACACGAGCCTGAGGTTCTTCGGGAATATTATTGGGCCGATGATGGGAGGACTCATTTCTGGGTATTTTGGCTTCTCTTCCGTTTTTGTCACGACAAGTATTCTCCTTATCATCAGCGGCGTCATATTATTAGTAGCGATGAACCGTTATCCGAAAACAAAATTAGCTAGAGAATCGGTATAA
- a CDS encoding lactonase family protein: protein MKNNKYIGYVGTYTNEKSEGIYSFILDSEKGQLSEVKLAAKLDNPTYLAISEDHQFLYSVIKEGSSGGVAAYKINAESTELQPLNQNVSEGAPPCHVSVNRDNSTLFSANYHKGTVESYLLNTDNGSVNPPTSIIEHIGSGPDERQEKAHTHYAGITPDEKYVVAVDLGIDKIITYTAHRGELTEKNSLSVKPGSGPRHLVFHPNGKYAYFMTEFSSEIIATQYDSETGEFTQIQIVSTLPENFKENNQGSAIHISSDGRFIYAGNRGHDSIAVFSVHSETGELQFIEHTSTEGHWPRDFVLDPTEKFIVASNQKSNNLVLFSRNEMSGKLTLLQSNIFVSEPVCIKFITINYQN, encoded by the coding sequence ATGAAAAACAATAAATATATTGGGTATGTCGGTACATATACAAATGAGAAAAGTGAAGGGATTTATTCCTTTATTTTAGATAGTGAAAAGGGACAGCTTTCTGAGGTGAAATTAGCTGCGAAGCTTGATAATCCAACGTATTTAGCTATTAGTGAGGATCATCAGTTTCTGTATTCAGTAATAAAGGAAGGCTCATCTGGTGGTGTAGCTGCGTATAAAATTAATGCTGAATCCACTGAATTGCAACCATTGAACCAAAATGTTTCTGAAGGTGCCCCTCCTTGTCATGTAAGTGTTAATCGTGATAACAGCACTCTCTTTAGCGCAAATTACCATAAGGGCACAGTAGAATCTTATTTACTAAATACTGATAACGGTTCCGTTAATCCACCGACATCTATTATCGAGCATATAGGCTCAGGACCTGACGAAAGACAGGAAAAAGCTCATACCCATTATGCAGGCATTACTCCTGATGAGAAATATGTAGTAGCTGTTGATCTGGGAATCGATAAAATTATTACTTATACAGCTCATCGGGGAGAGTTAACTGAAAAGAATAGCCTTTCTGTCAAACCAGGCAGTGGACCAAGACATCTTGTATTCCACCCAAATGGAAAATATGCCTATTTCATGACTGAATTTAGCTCAGAGATTATCGCAACACAATACGATTCAGAAACCGGGGAATTTACTCAGATTCAAATTGTTTCTACGCTTCCAGAAAACTTTAAAGAGAACAACCAAGGCAGCGCAATTCATATTTCTTCTGATGGGCGCTTTATCTATGCAGGAAATCGCGGACATGACAGCATAGCAGTGTTTAGTGTTCATTCAGAAACAGGAGAACTGCAATTCATTGAACACACTTCTACAGAAGGACATTGGCCTAGAGACTTTGTACTTGATCCTACTGAAAAGTTTATCGTTGCATCTAATCAAAAATCAAATAATCTCGTCTTATTTTCAAGGAATGAAATGTCTGGAAAACTTACTTTATTACAATCAAATATCTTTGTTTCGGAACCAGTATGTATAAAATTCATCACTATTAACTATCAGAACTAA
- a CDS encoding NUDIX hydrolase, with product MDTSLVTSVHGYCFHEGKILLVYVKGRVFNNPGGHIEIGETPEEAFHREAFEEGYVEGEISYLGAIEVSHEENLLFDPNGKYPKIGYQLYYRMDIEKCLPFERENETISRIWVEPEEIPYILDDHRLSLIILKEALKKD from the coding sequence TTGGATACAAGTTTAGTAACAAGCGTCCACGGTTATTGTTTTCACGAAGGCAAGATTCTATTAGTTTATGTGAAAGGTAGAGTATTTAATAATCCTGGTGGACATATTGAAATAGGCGAAACACCTGAAGAGGCTTTTCATAGAGAAGCATTTGAGGAAGGCTATGTTGAGGGGGAAATTAGCTATTTAGGAGCCATTGAAGTAAGCCATGAAGAAAACCTATTATTTGATCCAAATGGGAAATATCCAAAAATAGGGTATCAGCTTTACTATAGGATGGACATTGAAAAATGCCTCCCATTTGAGCGTGAAAATGAAACAATATCCCGTATTTGGGTGGAACCCGAAGAAATTCCCTACATATTAGATGATCATCGGCTTTCATTAATTATTCTTAAGGAAGCTTTGAAGAAAGATTAA
- a CDS encoding GNAT family N-acetyltransferase → MLFNNGKLNVRKLEKKDNYLLAKWLSDPKVLEFYEGRDNPFDLEKVNTEFYNPNDDVNGCIIEFEGVDIGYIQYYELDDETREKYGYSKNTEVIYGIDQFIGEPAYWNKGIGTILVHSMVEYLIIEKHADFVVMDPQVCNERALKCYEKCGFKKVKLLPKNELHEGEYRDCWLIEYRRE, encoded by the coding sequence ATGTTATTTAATAATGGTAAGTTAAATGTAAGAAAATTGGAGAAAAAAGACAACTATTTATTAGCGAAATGGCTGTCCGACCCAAAAGTACTGGAATTTTATGAAGGCAGAGATAATCCGTTTGATTTAGAAAAGGTAAATACGGAATTTTATAATCCAAATGATGACGTCAATGGCTGTATTATTGAATTTGAAGGCGTAGATATAGGATATATCCAATATTATGAGCTGGATGATGAAACTAGGGAAAAGTACGGATATTCTAAAAACACAGAAGTAATTTATGGGATTGATCAATTCATTGGTGAACCTGCCTATTGGAATAAAGGAATCGGAACAATACTAGTACATTCAATGGTTGAATATTTGATAATAGAAAAACACGCAGACTTTGTTGTGATGGATCCACAAGTTTGTAATGAAAGAGCTCTTAAGTGCTACGAAAAATGTGGCTTCAAAAAAGTTAAACTTCTCCCAAAGAATGAGCTTCATGAGGGCGAATATCGTGATTGCTGGCTGATAGAGTATAGAAGAGAATGA
- a CDS encoding aminoglycoside phosphotransferase family protein — protein MVFIEHLRERIPFLNVSTDIQEIHKGFSKDKKYIVHFEHRESCIIRTADIEQYERKKAEFERITELQTFDVKTSDPIEIGRLDELGICYYVLSYIEGEDARDLLPSYSSKEQYEIGLEAGRDLAKIHLIQASSLYDPWYDRIMKKYTSYVEAYHSCGIKIDGDSIIIDFIAKNERYLKNRRNCFQHDDFHVGNIIVKDKQYAGVIDFNRFGWGDPIHDFLKIGLFSKEVSIPFSIGQIIGYFDNNIPEEFWSLYSIYLGMNVFSSVVWTKKVVPEKLDEMIERLYCILEDHKYFENIKPSWYKEATY, from the coding sequence ATGGTTTTTATAGAGCATTTGCGAGAAAGGATTCCTTTTCTTAATGTTTCAACAGATATTCAGGAGATACATAAAGGTTTTTCAAAAGACAAGAAGTATATCGTTCATTTTGAACATAGAGAAAGTTGTATTATACGGACAGCAGATATCGAACAATATGAAAGAAAAAAAGCAGAGTTTGAACGAATTACAGAACTGCAAACATTTGATGTAAAGACATCGGATCCCATTGAAATTGGCCGACTTGATGAATTAGGGATATGCTATTATGTGCTTTCTTATATTGAGGGCGAGGATGCGCGAGATTTATTGCCATCATATAGCAGCAAGGAACAATATGAAATTGGTCTTGAGGCAGGAAGGGATTTAGCCAAAATTCATTTGATTCAGGCATCATCGCTTTATGATCCTTGGTACGACAGGATTATGAAAAAGTATACAAGTTATGTGGAGGCTTATCATTCTTGTGGAATAAAGATAGATGGCGATAGCATAATCATTGATTTTATAGCAAAAAATGAACGGTACTTGAAAAATCGCCGCAACTGCTTTCAGCATGATGATTTTCATGTAGGTAATATTATCGTGAAGGATAAACAATACGCGGGTGTAATAGACTTCAACAGGTTTGGTTGGGGAGATCCTATTCATGACTTTCTTAAAATAGGCTTATTCAGTAAAGAGGTCAGCATTCCTTTTTCGATTGGTCAGATTATCGGCTACTTTGATAACAATATACCTGAAGAGTTTTGGAGTCTGTATTCAATCTATTTGGGAATGAATGTCTTTTCATCTGTTGTCTGGACTAAGAAAGTTGTCCCTGAAAAGCTGGATGAAATGATCGAGCGCTTATATTGCATTTTGGAAGATCATAAATACTTTGAAAATATTAAGCCTTCTTGGTATAAAGAAGCAACTTATTAA